The Oncorhynchus keta strain PuntledgeMale-10-30-2019 unplaced genomic scaffold, Oket_V2 Un_contig_25754_pilon_pilon, whole genome shotgun sequence genomic interval AGTTGCAATTTTGAAATTGGTTAGTGCACCATTagttttcctcttgtcatgtcagtcattggATACCTTCGAGAAAAAtgtataacttgtcagaaatgtacaaatcaactagcccatgtcagctaatgttttttagcccatagatcactcaaatatcacatgaatacacattagacatgggaAAATGTAGAGAATTGCAAGAAAATGAGCTTTAAACCTGCTAAATGTTCTCTCCACCATCAataggggtgtgaacagtttgagTGATGAACAGTGCTTGTGGCCATAGAAATAGTAATTGCATGAAGGTTACCTTATGGCACATGTAGGAGCCTCCTTTCTTCACTCGGTCTGTGCCTGATGGTGGACCTGCCTgcaaagggaggagagaaaatatcAAAACATCAAGAGGAAATCCTCACAGATGTGacataaaagtgtgtgtgtattaccggGTTGTGCCGTTCATCTGTGGTGTGGTGTACAGTCCACCAGTCAGATGTCCACTCCCATGCATTCCCTACCATGTTGTACAGGCCATAGCCATTTTGCAGGAAATGACTTCACCTGCAGACATAGAAAGATATGAGAAAGATAATTTCACATTCTACACCAATAAGGAGTCCCAAATTATTGAAATAGCGTTGCAACTGTTGCATGGGAAGCATATTAAAAAGAGCTATAAACGGATAATTAAACATCACATTTTAGAATAAAACACTTCTCCAGACATTCAACACAGTATGTTTTTGCATGTGTAAAAAcaaaaggtttggggtcactaagaaatgtccttatttttaaaagcaaaacaaatcaaatctgaattgatcagaaatacagtgtagacattgttaatgttgtaaatgactattctagctggaaatggcagatttttaatTTAATacctacataggcgtacagagagcccttaaatcgaacccacaaatgctgatgctc includes:
- the LOC127922457 gene encoding formylglycine-generating enzyme-like — its product is MVGNAWEWTSDWWTVHHTTDERHNPAGPPSGTDRVKKGGSYMCHKSYCYRYRCAARSQNTPDSSASNLGFRCVSQEQP